From the genome of Chionomys nivalis chromosome 19, mChiNiv1.1, whole genome shotgun sequence, one region includes:
- the Derl3 gene encoding derlin-3 isoform X1, translated as MAGQGLAAGFLQVPAVTRAYTTACVLTTAAVQLELLSPFQLYFNPHLVFRKFQVWRLITTFLFFGPLGFGFFFNMLFVFRYCRMLEEGSFRGRKADFVFMFLFGGVLMTLLGFLGSLFFLGQALMAMLVYVWSRRSPQVRVNFFGLLNFQAPFLPWALMGFSMLLGNSVLTDLLGIVVGHIYYFLEDVFPNQPGGKRLLLTPGFLKLLLDDPQEDPNYLPLPEEQPEP; from the exons ATGGCCGGGCAGGGGCTGGCGGCGGGCTTCTTGCAGGTGCCCGCGGTGACGCGCGCCTACACCACGGCCTGCGTCCTGACCACCGCCGCAGTG CAGCTGGAACTCCTCAGCCCCTTCCAGCTCTACTTCAACCCGCACCTGGTGTTCCGGAAGTTCCAG GTCTGGAGGCTCATCACGACATTCCTCTTCTTCGGGCCCCTGGGATTCGGCTTCTTCTTCAACATGCTCTTCGT GTTCCGCTACTGCCGCATGCTAGAGGAGGGTTCCTTCCGCGGTCGCAAGGCCGACTTCGTCTTCATGTTTCTCTTTGGTGGTGTTCTTATGACT CTGCTGGGATTCCTGGGCAGCCTCTTTTTCCTGGGACAGGCCCTCATGGCCATGCTGGTCTATGTATGGAGCCGGCGCAGCCCTCAGGTGAGGGTCAACTTCTTCGGCTTACTCAACTTCCAGGCGCCATTCCTGCCCTGGGCCCTCATGGGCTTCTCCATGCTGCTGGGCAACTCTGTCCTCACAGACCTGCTAG GGATTGTTGTGGGCCACATCTACTACTTCCTAGAAGATGTCTTTCCCAACCAGCCTGGAGGCAAGAGACTGCTGCTGACTCCAGGCTTCCT GAAGCTACTACTAGACGACCCTCAAGAGGACCCCAATTACCTGCCCCTTCCAGAAGAGCAACCAGAGCCCTAA
- the Derl3 gene encoding derlin-3 isoform X2, whose product MAGQGLAAGFLQVPAVTRAYTTACVLTTAAVLELLSPFQLYFNPHLVFRKFQVWRLITTFLFFGPLGFGFFFNMLFVFRYCRMLEEGSFRGRKADFVFMFLFGGVLMTLLGFLGSLFFLGQALMAMLVYVWSRRSPQVRVNFFGLLNFQAPFLPWALMGFSMLLGNSVLTDLLGIVVGHIYYFLEDVFPNQPGGKRLLLTPGFLKLLLDDPQEDPNYLPLPEEQPEP is encoded by the exons ATGGCCGGGCAGGGGCTGGCGGCGGGCTTCTTGCAGGTGCCCGCGGTGACGCGCGCCTACACCACGGCCTGCGTCCTGACCACCGCCGCAGTG CTGGAACTCCTCAGCCCCTTCCAGCTCTACTTCAACCCGCACCTGGTGTTCCGGAAGTTCCAG GTCTGGAGGCTCATCACGACATTCCTCTTCTTCGGGCCCCTGGGATTCGGCTTCTTCTTCAACATGCTCTTCGT GTTCCGCTACTGCCGCATGCTAGAGGAGGGTTCCTTCCGCGGTCGCAAGGCCGACTTCGTCTTCATGTTTCTCTTTGGTGGTGTTCTTATGACT CTGCTGGGATTCCTGGGCAGCCTCTTTTTCCTGGGACAGGCCCTCATGGCCATGCTGGTCTATGTATGGAGCCGGCGCAGCCCTCAGGTGAGGGTCAACTTCTTCGGCTTACTCAACTTCCAGGCGCCATTCCTGCCCTGGGCCCTCATGGGCTTCTCCATGCTGCTGGGCAACTCTGTCCTCACAGACCTGCTAG GGATTGTTGTGGGCCACATCTACTACTTCCTAGAAGATGTCTTTCCCAACCAGCCTGGAGGCAAGAGACTGCTGCTGACTCCAGGCTTCCT GAAGCTACTACTAGACGACCCTCAAGAGGACCCCAATTACCTGCCCCTTCCAGAAGAGCAACCAGAGCCCTAA